From Topomyia yanbarensis strain Yona2022 chromosome 1, ASM3024719v1, whole genome shotgun sequence, one genomic window encodes:
- the LOC131675930 gene encoding protein obstructor-E-like, which translates to MNRILAACLLLTASAYAQQFKCPVKDGQYEDPVQCDKFYECYDGRATEKLCPDGLVFDPTIRKINKCDQPFNVDCGDRLELQPPKGKNLCPRRNGFFAHPDPAVCNVFYNCIEGEANEITCTSGLHFDEYTGTCVWPNDAGRQGCNPGTNKKLKDGFTCPKDQKTDESGQSVAHPKYAHPTDCQRFYVCLNGVEPRDLGCQVGEVYNEETERCDAPENVPGCEDWYKDSEEKKH; encoded by the exons ATGCACAGCAGTTCAAATGCCCAGTAAAGGATGGCCAATATGAAGATCCAGTTCAATGTGATAAGTTCTATGAGTGCTATGATGGTCGTGCCACTGAAAAACTATGTCCAGATGGACTAGTATTcgatccaacgattcgaaaaatcaacaagtGCGATCAGCCCTTCAACGTGGATTGCGGAGACCGATTAGAATTgc AACCACCCAAAGGCAAAAATCTTTGTCCCCGCAGAAATGGATTCTTTGCTCACCCAGATCCTGCAGTGTGCAACGTTTTCTATAATTGCATTGAAGGTGAAGCTAACGAGATTACTTGCACGTCTGGACTGCACTTCGACGAGTACACAGGCACCTGTGTATGGCCAAATGATGCAGGTCGCCAAGGATGCAATCCTGGAACTAATA AGAAGCTAAAAGATGGTTTCACCTGTCCAAAGGATCAAAAGACTGACGAATCTGGCCAGAGCGTAGCGCATCCGAAGTACGCACACCCGACTGACTGCCAAAGGTTCTACGTTTGTTTGAACGGTGTTGAACCACGCGATCTTGGATGCCAAGTTGGCGAGGTGTACAACGAAGAAACTGAGCGATGCGATGCTCCAGAAAATGTGCCTGGATG CGAGGACTGGTATAAAGACAGCGAGGAGAAGAAGCATTAG